From the genome of Sediminibacter sp. Hel_I_10:
CCTTTCTTAAAAACCGTACCGTGAACGGTTTGATTGGGAAATACTTCAACGGCAAGATCCCTGGCTTCCGTAGCTGTTAATACGGGCGCATCTTGTGCGATAACGGTTTTATAGTCGTCATAAAGACTCTCTATGTCATCTTTAAAAGCCCAACAGCAACCCGTAATGGCTACAATAAATACAATCAAACCGGTGGCAAGGCCTAGTATTTTGTGTAATTGAAATATAACCTTCTTAAATGTCATCTTTTAAATATTTAAAAAGCGCAGCCTAAAAAAAGCTGCGCTTTCTGACTCGACTAATTAAAATTGATATGATATTTTCGCTAATAACGCTCTTGGCATCTGTGGCGTAATAGTGGTCCAACCCTTATAATATTCTTTATTGAAAGCGTTATTCAATTTTAGACTAAAACGATAGCGATCTGCTTGATAAAAGATGGAAGCATTTGCAATGGTGTAGCTTGGTAAAATAAACTCACCTGTAGAAGCATAATTGATTGCAAAGCGTTCACTTGCACCATTAAAACCGGCACCAACGCCAAAGCCTTCTAAAGACCCTTCTTGAAATTCATAATTTGCCCAAAAATTATAAACGGTTTCTGGTCCTGCCTCCAATGGTCTTCTATTTAAGATTTCGGCATTATCAGATTTTGTGGTTTCGCTATCGTTATTACTAAATCCGGCTCTAATGTTCAAACCGTTAATTGGGTTGGCGTTGATTTCAACTTCAAAGCCTTTGCTCACCACTTCACCACCTTGAATTTTATTAAAGGGAGATGAGGGGTCTGTAATAACACGATCCTTCACTTTGATATCATAATAACTTACGATAACATTCAAACGGTTATGAAATAAGTTGGTCTTGACCCCAAACTCGATCTGGTTGGCCTGTTCTGGATCAAAAGTTTGTAAAGATTGAATTTCGTCAGGATTACCCACCAATTGTGGGGCTACGTTTGTAAAGCCATTTTGATAATTTCCAAAAATAGAAACCTTATTCTTAATGGGCTGAAAAAGAAGTCCGAATTTTGGAGATAAGGTCGTCTGATCGTAATCATCTTCAAGATTTGACAAATCCCCTTCGTTATCAAAATGATCCAACCTTAAGCCAACCATAGCTGAAAAGTTATCGGTAATATTTAAAACATCAGAGGCATAAACACTGTAGATACTGTATGTTGATTTTAGATTGTTGACAGCTTGTGATGCCAATACCGCATCAACTGCCGATGTTGACAATGGATACATATCATTTTCTATCACCTCCCCTGTAAAAGGGTTGTCTCCATTAGAGCCACCATTAGGGGTAATGTTGCCATAAAAGGCATAACCAGTACCATTATCGGTTTGTGTGGCACTAAAGTAATCCAACCCAATAACCACTCTATTTCTTAGAGATGCGACTTCAAAATCACCAATAAAATTTTGTTGAATGTCCGTGGTTTGTGTATTGGCATTCTGCTTGTTAATGTATCTGGTATAGGTGTTACCTTCCAATAATCCGTGATCAAATAAATACGAATAATAGCCTTTTGTTGAGGTTACACTTTTAGAAAGTAAGGTTTGTGATTGCCAAGAATCCGATAGCTTATAATCCATTTCAACTCTATAGTTCTGGGTTGGATTTTGTAGGCTCAAGTCATTGCTTGTAAATGAGAGTTTATTGTTGTAATCCAATGCTTCAAGATTGGCAGCTACGGTGGGTGCACTTCGGTTTAAGAATAAAAACATAGGGTTGGTTTGCTCCGCTTGTGTAATTTCACCATAAAATGAAAATGACAATCTGTTATTCACGCGATACGATAGAGAGGGAGCCACAAAAAAGGATTTCCGGAATCCCGCGTCCTGAAAACTTTGACTCGTGGTATACGCAGTGTTCAATCTAAAATATAAATTATCTTTTTTGCTAAGGGCTGTGTTGACGTCCCCTACAATTTGATTAAAGCCATAACTTCCCGAAGTAAATGATAAGCTACCACCAGAACCTTCATAAGGTTTCTTAGTAACCACGTTAATAAGTCCTCCGTAAGAACTCACCGCATTACCAAATAAGGTTGCAGAAGGGCCTTTTAAAACTTCAATACGTTCAATGTTTGCAGCATTAATTGTTCCGTTGGTTATGCCAGGTAGACCGTTCACCAGTTGTGGTTGAACGGCAAAGCCCCGAAGCGAGAAATAACCGGCGCCATCACCACCACGACCAGTAGAATTCCATAATTGCTCAACTCCAGTAGCATTTTTCAAGGCATCGTCAAAATTTGTGACCACAAGAGACTCTAAGAGTTCTGAGGTAACAGTACTATAGACTTGAGTGTTTTCGATATCTTTTAAAGGCAGTTTTGAAACATAAGCCGTTTTTTTTCTGGAGAATTTATTACGACGCTCCCCTTCGATAACAACTTCGCTTAAAATCTCATTGCCTTCATAAAGCACTATGGATGGGACATTGGTGCGCTGATAATTTGATACAGAAACAGATAGTTCTCTGGTTTTAAATCCCAAATAGGTAACCATCAAGGTATACTCTCCTGGCTCAATCTTGTTTAATTCAAACTCACCGTTGTTATTGGTTTGAACGCCTTTACTGGTGTTTTTCAAAAAAACGTTAACGCCTTCTAGCGGCAATTCGGTTTGGTCTGTTACGCTACCTATGACACTACCAGACTGTGAAAACGCGAAATGGGTTAGCAATAAAAAGATGACGATAAGAATTGGTTTATTCATTAGTTTTTATTTAGACTTAGTATAAATAGATTATTTTTGGCAAAAGTATCTATGTGCTTTTACATATCCAAATTATCTAGAACAAATCTAAATAATAAATCCTAACAGCTTGAATGCCTCATTTTACTGTAGTTCATATATTATCTAACCTACCATTGATAATTAAAACGCTGCTTGAAACACGACTACTGTCTAACATAACCTGAGTTGCATCTCATTTTATAATCAAAATGATTGAGCAAACCCATGAGATCAAACGGCATCAAACATCTACGGAAACAGGAACAATTGGTATCAGAATAAAAGACTATAACAGTGATACGGTACGAGATACTGCTGGGTCAAAAAAAGCATCTCAAATTAATGGGATTTTGATTCCGATGGAACACCTACAATAATTAATTTAGCAGCAGATGAAATCACTCCGTTTCAATTTTTAAATAGTTATGAAGACATGTTTTATAAGCGTATTAACGCTACTCGTTTTATCCTGTAATTCGGAAATTAAGAAGGATACCCCCAAACAATCACCAATAAAAGCAACAGAGACCTCAGGCATCCCTGTATTGAACTTTGGGACCATTCATCTTAGCGGAAGCACAGACGCTTATGCCTCAATTACAGATGTTAACAACCCGCAATCTAAAGCAGCAATTAAAAAGATAGTAGATGAGCTGGTGGCCTTTAAACCCACCATTATCTGTGTTGAAATTCCCCCGGAAAGCACTGAGTTCATGAACGAGACCTATCAAAACTATAAGACCGATCGCACCAGCAGAATTAATTATTCCGAAGAGGTCAACGTCATAGCGATGGAAGTTGCTAGATTAAGTGGTACCAAAACCATCTATGGCATTGATAACCCTATTGGTTTTGACTACCCCAGCTTAATCCAAATAGCCAATCAGAATGCGGAAGACAGCCTACAAGTTCAACAAACCATGACGTACTACGAACAGTTGAATGAGAAACCCTTGTTGGAACAGTTTGAAGAAATTAATACCAAAGCCGCTAAAATGGCCACCTTTGA
Proteins encoded in this window:
- a CDS encoding TonB-dependent receptor; its protein translation is MNKPILIVIFLLLTHFAFSQSGSVIGSVTDQTELPLEGVNVFLKNTSKGVQTNNNGEFELNKIEPGEYTLMVTYLGFKTRELSVSVSNYQRTNVPSIVLYEGNEILSEVVIEGERRNKFSRKKTAYVSKLPLKDIENTQVYSTVTSELLESLVVTNFDDALKNATGVEQLWNSTGRGGDGAGYFSLRGFAVQPQLVNGLPGITNGTINAANIERIEVLKGPSATLFGNAVSSYGGLINVVTKKPYEGSGGSLSFTSGSYGFNQIVGDVNTALSKKDNLYFRLNTAYTTSQSFQDAGFRKSFFVAPSLSYRVNNRLSFSFYGEITQAEQTNPMFLFLNRSAPTVAANLEALDYNNKLSFTSNDLSLQNPTQNYRVEMDYKLSDSWQSQTLLSKSVTSTKGYYSYLFDHGLLEGNTYTRYINKQNANTQTTDIQQNFIGDFEVASLRNRVVIGLDYFSATQTDNGTGYAFYGNITPNGGSNGDNPFTGEVIENDMYPLSTSAVDAVLASQAVNNLKSTYSIYSVYASDVLNITDNFSAMVGLRLDHFDNEGDLSNLEDDYDQTTLSPKFGLLFQPIKNKVSIFGNYQNGFTNVAPQLVGNPDEIQSLQTFDPEQANQIEFGVKTNLFHNRLNVIVSYYDIKVKDRVITDPSSPFNKIQGGEVVSKGFEVEINANPINGLNIRAGFSNNDSETTKSDNAEILNRRPLEAGPETVYNFWANYEFQEGSLEGFGVGAGFNGASERFAINYASTGEFILPSYTIANASIFYQADRYRFSLKLNNAFNKEYYKGWTTITPQMPRALLAKISYQF
- a CDS encoding DUF5694 domain-containing protein, which codes for MKTCFISVLTLLVLSCNSEIKKDTPKQSPIKATETSGIPVLNFGTIHLSGSTDAYASITDVNNPQSKAAIKKIVDELVAFKPTIICVEIPPESTEFMNETYQNYKTDRTSRINYSEEVNVIAMEVARLSGTKTIYGIDNPIGFDYPSLIQIANQNAEDSLQVQQTMTYYEQLNEKPLLEQFEEINTKAAKMATFDFYNVLATMHTPDQFEGADVIAEFYKRNLRMYTNFSDIPVTKADRVLIVMGATHTAYFDIFIANSSKYTLENASDYTQYASEQ